Proteins encoded in a region of the Waddliaceae bacterium genome:
- the rpoZ gene encoding DNA-directed RNA polymerase subunit omega — protein MGLKNQLTVEKLRKKFKSSFDLVSYSIKLTKNIIDTGRRPRVTIKSDNPARIALEEIAAGVDTFEEVVEEQADEMILAQQGLESVKAAINDDDTDTEEDDTEEDTLEDEKLDEDEEILDDTEDDIEDDKE, from the coding sequence ATGGGACTAAAAAATCAATTGACAGTAGAAAAACTTAGAAAGAAGTTCAAAAGCTCTTTCGACCTGGTAAGCTATTCGATAAAACTTACAAAAAATATCATAGATACAGGGCGACGTCCGCGCGTCACAATAAAAAGTGACAACCCAGCACGTATCGCACTAGAAGAAATAGCAGCAGGAGTAGATACCTTCGAAGAAGTCGTAGAAGAACAAGCCGACGAAATGATACTAGCACAACAAGGACTAGAGTCAGTAAAAGCAGCTATAAATGATGACGACACAGATACCGAAGAAGACGACACCGAAGAAGATACTCTCGAAGACGAAAAACTCGACGAAGACGAAGAAATCTTAGACGACACCGAAGACGACATCGAAGACGACAAAGAATAA
- a CDS encoding methionine--tRNA ligase: protein MRKKILVTSALPYANGPLHFGHIAGAYLPGDTYSRFQRLQGNDVKYFCGSDEYGVAITMSADIAGRTPQEHVDIYHEVNKKFFETLNFSFDHYSRTTTSHHKEPSQQYFLDLLENGYIEKKETEQLYSEEEKKFLADRYVVGICPKCQYDNARGDECQKCGMAYDATDLIEPRSKIKGTPLTLKKTTHWFLMLDKFKDKLLTWLETKNWKPNVVKFVEHYIEDLRPRAITRDSKWGIPVPLDDAEGKVLYVWFDAPIGYISSSMEWAEKQGKPDLWKEYWCDPDTKLVQFIGKDNIPFHAVIFPAMTMGQNQDYKIVDELPANEFYNLEGKKFSKSEGWYVDLEDFFTKYTPDQIRYTIASNAPETSDSEFCWKAFQMHCNAELLGKYGNFANRTLVFAKKNCSSAVPKTHTLTTIDEEFLAGIKNLADKAANHYETFSIRKASQTIMELAQLGNVYFDTKKPWVSAKEGDTQSLETAIACCIECLKTLAIISSPIIPTAAQKLWELLGYTTPLAEQNWNSAISTTAPPKQQLPQPSILFNRIEDEQIDAELSNLVSS, encoded by the coding sequence ATGCGAAAGAAAATACTTGTAACATCGGCGCTGCCTTACGCCAATGGTCCACTACACTTCGGGCATATAGCTGGAGCATACCTCCCCGGTGACACATATTCCCGATTCCAACGCCTTCAAGGTAACGACGTAAAATATTTCTGCGGATCAGACGAATACGGCGTAGCAATAACGATGAGCGCCGACATCGCAGGAAGAACACCACAAGAACACGTCGATATATACCACGAAGTCAATAAGAAATTCTTCGAGACACTGAACTTTTCCTTCGACCACTACTCGCGAACAACAACATCACACCACAAAGAACCTTCACAACAATATTTCCTCGACCTCCTAGAAAACGGATATATCGAGAAAAAAGAGACGGAACAACTATACTCCGAAGAAGAAAAAAAATTCCTCGCCGATAGATACGTCGTAGGAATATGCCCGAAATGTCAATACGATAACGCCCGCGGCGACGAATGCCAGAAATGCGGCATGGCTTACGACGCTACAGACCTCATAGAACCACGCTCTAAAATAAAAGGAACACCGCTGACGCTTAAAAAGACAACGCACTGGTTCCTCATGCTCGATAAATTCAAAGATAAACTCCTCACATGGCTAGAGACAAAAAATTGGAAACCCAACGTAGTGAAATTCGTAGAGCACTATATCGAAGACCTAAGACCTCGAGCGATAACACGTGACTCAAAATGGGGGATACCAGTGCCTCTCGACGATGCCGAAGGGAAAGTCCTGTACGTATGGTTCGACGCTCCAATAGGCTATATATCGTCGTCAATGGAATGGGCAGAAAAACAAGGAAAACCCGACCTTTGGAAAGAATATTGGTGCGACCCAGACACCAAACTCGTCCAATTTATAGGAAAAGATAACATCCCTTTCCACGCCGTGATATTCCCGGCAATGACGATGGGACAAAATCAAGATTATAAAATCGTAGACGAACTCCCAGCGAACGAATTCTATAACCTCGAAGGGAAGAAGTTCAGCAAATCTGAAGGATGGTATGTCGACCTCGAAGATTTCTTCACGAAATATACGCCAGACCAAATACGCTACACAATAGCATCTAACGCTCCAGAGACCTCAGACTCGGAGTTTTGCTGGAAAGCCTTTCAGATGCATTGCAACGCTGAACTCCTAGGAAAATACGGTAACTTCGCAAACAGAACCCTCGTCTTCGCAAAGAAAAATTGCTCCTCCGCCGTCCCAAAAACACACACCCTCACAACCATAGACGAAGAATTCCTCGCCGGAATAAAAAACCTCGCAGACAAAGCCGCTAACCACTACGAAACCTTCAGCATCAGAAAAGCCAGCCAAACAATAATGGAGCTAGCACAACTCGGTAACGTGTACTTCGACACAAAAAAACCGTGGGTCTCCGCAAAAGAAGGCGACACACAATCCCTAGAAACAGCGATAGCATGCTGTATAGAATGCCTCAAAACCCTCGCCATAATATCCTCGCCAATAATACCCACAGCAGCACAGAAGCTCTGGGAACTCCTCGGATATACCACACCCCTAGCAGAACAAAACTGGAACTCCGCCATATCAACCACCGCACCACCAAAACAACAACTCCCACAACCCTCAATCCTCTTCAACAGAATCGAAGATGAACAAATCGACGCCGAGCTCTCAAACTTAGTGTCAAGCTAG
- a CDS encoding alpha/beta hydrolase produces the protein MENPRKYGKAPYNVVVVHGGPGAPGQMSPVAKELSSDYGVLEPLQTKNSINGQVEELKSSLDENAKKPVTLIGWSWGAMLSFIFTARHPEYVKKLILVGSSPFEAKYAANIMKTRMSRLDKENQEKLSSLLSSMNNPEDDSKELTSSAILRLISITDSYQPIPHDNTCLEFQPDIYKKVNKEASLLRSSGELLRYSEKVRCPVVAIHGDYDPHPYEGVKTPLSRTLQNFKFILLNDCGHTPWHEKLSKDDFYALLKNEI, from the coding sequence ATGGAAAATCCTAGAAAATACGGAAAAGCACCTTATAATGTTGTTGTTGTCCACGGCGGTCCAGGAGCGCCAGGACAGATGTCTCCTGTCGCCAAGGAACTATCTTCGGACTACGGCGTCCTAGAGCCTCTACAGACGAAAAATAGCATCAACGGCCAAGTAGAAGAGCTGAAATCGTCTTTGGACGAAAATGCAAAAAAACCCGTAACTTTAATTGGTTGGTCGTGGGGAGCTATGCTGTCATTTATTTTTACTGCCCGCCATCCCGAATATGTCAAAAAACTCATCCTTGTAGGAAGCAGCCCTTTTGAAGCGAAATACGCCGCCAACATCATGAAAACAAGGATGTCTCGTCTAGACAAAGAGAATCAAGAAAAATTAAGCTCTTTACTGTCTTCAATGAATAATCCAGAAGACGACAGCAAAGAACTGACATCCAGCGCTATTTTACGTCTGATTTCTATAACAGATTCATACCAACCAATTCCTCATGATAATACATGCCTTGAATTCCAGCCTGACATCTATAAAAAAGTTAATAAAGAAGCTAGTCTGCTAAGAAGTAGCGGAGAATTATTGCGCTACAGCGAAAAAGTCCGATGTCCCGTCGTCGCCATCCATGGCGACTATGACCCACATCCTTACGAAGGCGTCAAAACCCCGCTATCAAGAACACTACAAAATTTTAAATTCATCTTACTAAACGACTGCGGACATACTCCATGGCATGAAAAGCTATCAAAAGATGACTTCTATGCCCTCCTAAAAAACGAAATCTAA
- a CDS encoding Fic family protein: MPTNFKPTYTITTTIAKHLMRIEACKEKAVFLPLTPTVLSSLRETTKLLTTHYSTMIEGNRLQPNEVKNVIEHKGHFPGRERDEREVKGYYAALAQLEQYVAQNHPVTEKVIQTLHSLAMSNGRSKVKPTPYREGQNVIKDSGTGTIVYMPPESKDVSGLMRNMVSWIKENDELPIPIIAAIVHYQFATIHPYYDGNGRTARLLTTLILHLGGYDLKGLYSLEEYYAKNLLSYYHAISIGPSHNYYLGRAESDITGWIDYFCGGMAYAFEKVIAQMTKAQNKGESDYSDLMRTLEPKQRKALDLFKEHDIITSRQIGEIFGFKPRTNSALCKKWTECGFLKIVDPSNKARKYKLANKYQVLLD, translated from the coding sequence ATGCCGACAAATTTCAAGCCCACCTATACCATCACAACAACAATCGCAAAGCATTTAATGCGTATTGAAGCATGCAAAGAAAAAGCAGTCTTTTTGCCGCTAACGCCCACGGTGTTATCATCGCTACGCGAAACAACCAAACTATTAACTACTCATTATTCTACTATGATTGAAGGTAATCGCCTACAGCCTAATGAAGTTAAAAATGTTATAGAACATAAAGGTCATTTTCCTGGTCGTGAGCGTGACGAACGTGAAGTTAAAGGATATTATGCAGCACTTGCTCAATTGGAACAGTATGTTGCACAAAATCATCCTGTAACAGAAAAAGTTATACAGACATTGCACTCTCTTGCTATGAGTAATGGACGCTCAAAGGTAAAACCGACACCTTATCGCGAAGGCCAAAACGTTATTAAAGATAGCGGGACGGGAACAATTGTTTATATGCCTCCCGAATCCAAAGACGTGTCTGGGTTGATGCGCAACATGGTGTCTTGGATTAAAGAAAATGACGAATTGCCTATTCCAATTATTGCCGCTATAGTTCATTACCAATTTGCTACGATACATCCATATTATGATGGAAACGGGCGAACAGCTAGATTATTAACGACTTTAATCTTACATCTAGGAGGCTATGATCTAAAGGGCCTATATTCTCTAGAAGAATATTATGCTAAAAACCTTCTCTCATACTATCATGCAATAAGTATTGGCCCATCACATAATTATTATCTCGGCCGCGCAGAGTCTGATATTACCGGTTGGATTGATTATTTCTGCGGAGGCATGGCTTACGCTTTTGAAAAAGTCATCGCACAGATGACAAAGGCACAAAACAAAGGAGAAAGCGATTATTCTGATTTGATGCGAACGTTAGAGCCAAAACAGCGGAAAGCCCTGGATTTGTTTAAAGAACATGACATCATTACCAGCAGACAGATAGGCGAAATCTTTGGCTTCAAGCCAAGAACGAATTCAGCGCTGTGCAAAAAATGGACCGAATGCGGTTTTTTAAAAATTGTCGACCCTTCAAATAAAGCACGAAAATATAAGCTCGCTAACAAGTATCAGGTTCTGCTTGATTAA
- a CDS encoding ATP-dependent RecD-like DNA helicase encodes MEQLYGYIEKIVYSNYENGFTVARLKEPRKYDLTCIVGTMPGIQPGETVSCSGNWKVDPVHGGQFQVKEYHTAAPSTVVGIEKYLASGLIRGIGPVYAKKIVKAFGADALDIIEDSPERLLGVPGIGPKRVDTIREHWNEQKAVRDVMVFLQSYGVSPIYAQKIYRKYGEDCIEKVNTNPYLLARDIRGIGFQTADTIAKNMDIPHDSAHRIEAGIEHVLSELSSNGHVCYPVDDFVVRAAEILGVDEQAIRFQIGLLEKEQRIVTGHMPYGGDNIAFIWLKGLHVAESGVSNHVTRIRYAPTMLRNIDITKAVEWVEGELSFDLASHQKDAVAQAMTSKVQIITGGPGTGKSTITKAILMIYQKLTDDILLAAPTGRAAKRLEEITGAKASTIHSLLEYDFSIMGFKKNHSNPLNCDLLIVDEASMIDTTLMYHLLKSVPDRARVIFVGDINQLPSIGPGNVLKDMILSMKIPTTTLTEIFRQAAGSHIVTNAHRINMGVLPELNTSHDSDFFFIEKFRPEDVLSTIVGLITKRLPKRYGLSPLNDIQVLTPMKRGIIGTENLNIALQKIMNPRGHGISRGGKDFLVGDKIMQIRNNYNKEVFNGDIGQIKDVDTAEQHVIVEFDGKDIEYTFAELDELLHAYAVSVHKYQGSECPCIIMPVHTTHYKMLCRNLLYTGVTRGKKLVVLVGTTKALSTAVRNDDVKQRHTGLLHALS; translated from the coding sequence ATGGAACAGCTATACGGATATATTGAGAAGATAGTATACAGCAACTACGAAAATGGTTTCACTGTAGCGCGCCTAAAAGAGCCACGGAAATACGACCTTACATGTATAGTCGGTACCATGCCGGGAATACAGCCCGGCGAGACGGTGTCGTGTTCAGGGAATTGGAAGGTCGATCCCGTCCATGGCGGACAATTTCAGGTAAAAGAATACCACACCGCCGCGCCTTCTACCGTCGTAGGCATAGAGAAATACCTCGCCTCAGGGCTTATCAGGGGCATCGGCCCAGTATATGCCAAGAAGATAGTAAAAGCCTTCGGCGCCGACGCCCTAGACATAATAGAAGACTCGCCAGAGAGGCTTCTCGGCGTTCCCGGAATAGGACCAAAGCGCGTCGATACTATACGTGAACATTGGAACGAGCAGAAAGCCGTCAGGGACGTCATGGTTTTTCTGCAGTCGTACGGCGTCAGCCCGATATATGCACAGAAGATATATAGGAAATACGGCGAAGACTGCATAGAAAAAGTCAACACCAACCCATACCTCCTCGCAAGAGACATCAGAGGAATAGGATTCCAGACGGCAGACACCATAGCGAAAAATATGGACATCCCACACGACTCCGCACATAGGATAGAAGCCGGCATAGAGCATGTCCTCAGCGAACTTTCAAGCAACGGCCATGTATGCTATCCCGTCGATGATTTCGTCGTCAGGGCAGCAGAAATCCTAGGCGTCGACGAGCAAGCGATACGTTTCCAGATAGGCCTTCTAGAGAAAGAGCAGCGTATCGTCACAGGGCATATGCCCTACGGCGGCGATAATATCGCATTCATATGGCTTAAAGGGCTACACGTCGCCGAAAGCGGGGTATCGAACCATGTAACAAGGATACGCTACGCCCCGACGATGCTGCGTAACATCGATATAACAAAAGCTGTAGAATGGGTCGAAGGCGAGCTTTCGTTCGACCTCGCAAGCCACCAAAAAGATGCCGTAGCACAAGCTATGACGTCGAAAGTACAGATAATAACAGGAGGTCCGGGTACAGGGAAAAGCACGATAACAAAAGCTATCTTGATGATATACCAGAAGCTCACCGACGATATCCTCCTAGCAGCACCGACAGGACGCGCAGCGAAAAGACTCGAAGAGATAACAGGAGCAAAAGCATCAACGATACATAGCCTGCTGGAATATGATTTCTCGATAATGGGTTTCAAAAAAAATCATAGCAACCCCCTAAACTGCGACCTTCTAATCGTCGACGAAGCAAGTATGATCGACACAACACTGATGTACCACCTGCTAAAATCCGTCCCCGATAGGGCACGCGTAATCTTCGTAGGAGATATCAACCAGCTTCCAAGCATAGGACCCGGAAATGTCCTGAAAGATATGATCCTCTCAATGAAAATCCCCACAACGACACTGACAGAAATATTCCGGCAAGCAGCAGGGTCGCATATCGTAACAAATGCACACAGAATAAATATGGGCGTCCTGCCAGAACTCAACACCTCACACGACAGCGACTTCTTCTTCATAGAAAAATTCCGCCCTGAAGATGTTCTTAGCACCATCGTGGGCCTCATAACAAAAAGACTGCCGAAACGCTACGGGCTGTCTCCGCTAAACGACATACAAGTGTTAACGCCCATGAAACGCGGCATCATCGGCACCGAAAACCTAAATATCGCACTGCAGAAAATTATGAACCCACGCGGACACGGAATAAGCCGCGGAGGGAAAGACTTCCTCGTCGGAGATAAAATCATGCAGATCCGTAACAACTACAACAAAGAGGTCTTCAACGGTGATATCGGACAAATAAAAGATGTCGACACCGCAGAACAACACGTTATAGTAGAATTCGACGGAAAAGATATAGAATATACCTTCGCAGAACTCGATGAACTACTCCACGCTTACGCCGTCTCCGTACATAAATACCAAGGCAGCGAATGCCCCTGCATAATAATGCCAGTACATACAACACACTACAAAATGCTCTGCAGAAACCTCCTATACACAGGAGTAACACGCGGAAAAAAACTCGTCGTCCTTGTCGGCACAACAAAAGCACTCTCCACCGCCGTAAGAAACGATGACGTAAAACAACGCCACACAGGACTCCTCCATGCCCTCTCGTAA
- a CDS encoding sodium-dependent transporter gives MFMKAKRETWKSSAGFIFAAMGSAVGIANICIFPCLVGANGGAAFIAVYLISLLLIGFPVFISEITLGRKTHRNPAGAFKEVGKTKLWSRAGLLTVVTGLIVTAFYSVLAGWVLGYFVEAIAGRLHIMTTIEETSFFYNTLMSKPLWALAFHFIFIVICGAVLYGGVRHGIERGSKFMMPILIVILLFLVVRGLMLPGAGKGLRYLFSPDWSLLTPTAILLALGQAFFTLSLGQGTMVTYGSYLTKKDSIPSVAIPVALGDTAISLCAAIVVFTTVFSVGMEPSQGLGLIFQTLPIVFGQLPGGYLLAVVFFLFVTLAAVTSEISAMEPVIAYLVDERQWRRHSAVAACTVGGFLLGIPCALSYSILKGVTLSGVNIMDAVMFITEGALIPAGGFFAVILVGWVWRQRKALRNLREGSSGFFDKNIWFRRYLWLCIKYVAPVLIIVVFLNRIFG, from the coding sequence TTGTTTATGAAGGCTAAGAGAGAAACGTGGAAGTCAAGCGCTGGTTTTATTTTTGCGGCGATGGGGTCTGCCGTTGGCATTGCTAATATTTGCATATTCCCATGTCTTGTTGGCGCTAATGGCGGTGCTGCTTTTATTGCGGTATATCTTATATCTCTGCTACTTATAGGGTTCCCAGTGTTTATTTCTGAGATAACACTCGGAAGAAAGACTCATAGAAACCCAGCGGGAGCCTTCAAAGAAGTCGGCAAGACGAAACTATGGTCGCGGGCAGGACTCCTTACTGTTGTCACCGGTCTTATCGTTACAGCATTCTATAGCGTTTTGGCAGGATGGGTCTTGGGATATTTTGTCGAGGCAATCGCCGGGCGTCTTCATATTATGACGACTATCGAAGAGACATCGTTTTTCTATAACACGCTGATGAGCAAACCGTTATGGGCTTTGGCGTTCCACTTTATCTTCATCGTGATATGTGGTGCAGTATTATATGGTGGCGTACGACATGGCATAGAGCGAGGTAGCAAATTTATGATGCCTATACTTATTGTAATCCTTCTGTTTCTTGTGGTGCGCGGGCTTATGCTTCCCGGCGCAGGGAAGGGGCTGAGGTATCTTTTCTCTCCAGACTGGAGCCTGCTAACACCAACGGCTATATTGCTCGCTCTCGGGCAGGCGTTCTTCACGCTGAGTCTCGGGCAGGGGACGATGGTGACATATGGTAGCTACCTCACCAAGAAAGATAGTATCCCTTCTGTTGCCATCCCTGTTGCTCTTGGCGATACTGCAATATCATTATGTGCCGCTATTGTTGTCTTCACGACGGTGTTCTCAGTAGGAATGGAACCGTCACAAGGTCTTGGCCTTATCTTCCAGACGCTACCAATAGTCTTCGGACAGCTGCCAGGAGGCTATCTCCTCGCGGTGGTGTTCTTCCTCTTCGTTACTCTGGCGGCGGTTACGTCGGAAATTTCTGCGATGGAACCCGTCATAGCGTATCTCGTCGATGAAAGACAGTGGCGACGACACTCTGCCGTAGCAGCATGTACCGTAGGAGGCTTCCTCTTGGGGATACCTTGTGCGTTGTCGTATAGCATACTGAAAGGCGTCACGCTGTCGGGCGTAAATATCATGGATGCCGTCATGTTTATCACTGAGGGAGCCCTTATCCCAGCAGGAGGCTTCTTCGCTGTAATCCTTGTTGGATGGGTATGGCGTCAGCGTAAAGCTCTTAGGAATCTCCGTGAAGGTTCTTCGGGTTTCTTCGACAAAAATATATGGTTCAGAAGGTATTTGTGGCTTTGCATAAAATACGTCGCACCTGTATTAATAATAGTTGTGTTTTTGAATAGGATATTTGGATAG
- the ruvB gene encoding Holliday junction branch migration DNA helicase RuvB, with amino-acid sequence MPENVIESSLCKEDANFEVPLRPSTLKEFAGQDAIRERLDVVIGAARQRGEAISHCLFSGPPGLGKTTLANILANAIDCDIIVTSGPVLEKAGDLAGMLTNLKKGDILFIDEIHRLNRVIEEYLYSAMEDYCLDLVIDSGPAARSVQLKLEQFTLVGATTRAGALSGPLRSRFPMTFRLDFYSPDVLKTILLRSAKLLGVTIDDISAWEIAARSRGTPRIANNLLRWVRDYAQMKADNIITEDVVKKALEMIAIDEEGFGEMDKKILEIIIDHHNGGPVGLGTIATAIGEEKVTIEEMYEPYLIMKGFLRRTSRGREVTTLAYEHLGKKHDFLL; translated from the coding sequence ATGCCCGAAAACGTTATAGAGTCTTCGCTGTGTAAAGAAGATGCAAATTTCGAGGTGCCCTTACGCCCCAGCACGCTAAAAGAGTTCGCTGGACAAGACGCCATCCGTGAACGTCTCGATGTCGTCATCGGCGCTGCGCGCCAGCGTGGCGAAGCCATCAGCCATTGTCTTTTTAGTGGCCCTCCAGGGCTAGGAAAAACTACGCTGGCGAACATCCTCGCAAACGCTATAGATTGTGATATCATCGTAACATCGGGGCCCGTCCTCGAGAAGGCCGGAGACCTCGCCGGAATGCTTACAAACCTAAAAAAAGGCGATATCCTCTTCATCGACGAGATACATCGTCTCAACAGGGTAATCGAAGAATATCTGTATTCCGCTATGGAAGATTACTGTCTAGACCTTGTCATCGATAGCGGTCCCGCAGCGCGTAGCGTACAGCTTAAACTCGAACAGTTCACCCTAGTCGGCGCTACAACGCGGGCAGGAGCGTTGTCAGGGCCTCTAAGGTCGCGGTTTCCTATGACGTTCAGACTCGACTTCTATAGCCCAGACGTCCTTAAAACAATATTACTGCGGTCGGCGAAGCTCTTAGGCGTCACCATCGACGATATTTCGGCATGGGAGATAGCAGCACGGTCGCGGGGGACGCCACGCATCGCAAACAACCTACTTCGGTGGGTTAGAGACTACGCACAGATGAAAGCTGACAACATCATCACCGAAGACGTCGTAAAAAAAGCCCTTGAAATGATAGCCATTGACGAAGAAGGCTTTGGGGAGATGGACAAGAAAATCCTGGAGATCATCATCGACCATCACAATGGCGGTCCTGTGGGCTTGGGGACGATAGCAACAGCTATCGGCGAGGAAAAAGTTACTATCGAAGAGATGTATGAGCCATACCTAATAATGAAAGGTTTCCTACGAAGAACGTCGCGGGGACGTGAGGTGACGACGCTAGCATATGAACATTTAGGCAAGAAGCACGATTTTCTATTGTGA
- the queA gene encoding tRNA preQ1(34) S-adenosylmethionine ribosyltransferase-isomerase QueA produces MEDPYSLKSYHYDLPQELIAQHPCSPRDACRLMVVERNTGKLWEMPFHELTNFLDTGDRLVFNDTKVVPARLLGKRTSGGNAEIFLVKNRKGTTWEVLAKPGKKLRPGAIVTFQEGLSCEIIENIDDGMKLVRFSCKEEDFEDIVAKIGHMPLPHYISRDGKDPHDVGDYQTIYAENPGAVAAPTAGLHFSEEMFGALDDKGIKKAMVTLHVGMGTFRPVIVDDIRSHDMHSERYHITTNTASFLNTHNSDAKTICVGTTCCRTLEAAADEEGNVVAGDGDTNIFIYPGYQFRYVTGMLTNFHLPGSSLLMLVSAFAGHDLIKEAYNKAIHDKFRFYSYGDAMLIL; encoded by the coding sequence ATGGAAGATCCATATTCATTGAAGTCGTATCATTACGACCTTCCCCAAGAACTCATAGCACAACACCCTTGCTCGCCACGTGACGCCTGTAGGCTCATGGTAGTAGAACGCAATACAGGAAAGCTATGGGAGATGCCTTTCCACGAGCTTACAAACTTCCTCGATACCGGCGATAGACTAGTCTTCAACGATACAAAAGTCGTGCCAGCACGACTCCTCGGAAAACGCACAAGCGGTGGCAATGCCGAGATCTTCTTAGTGAAAAATCGCAAAGGTACTACATGGGAAGTCCTCGCTAAACCAGGAAAAAAACTACGCCCAGGAGCAATAGTTACGTTCCAGGAAGGATTGTCTTGTGAGATAATAGAAAATATCGACGACGGAATGAAACTCGTAAGGTTCTCATGCAAAGAAGAAGATTTCGAAGATATCGTCGCCAAAATAGGACATATGCCGCTGCCACACTATATCAGCCGCGATGGAAAAGACCCCCACGACGTTGGAGATTATCAGACGATATATGCCGAAAACCCCGGCGCTGTTGCAGCACCGACAGCAGGACTGCACTTTTCTGAGGAGATGTTCGGCGCCCTCGACGACAAAGGAATTAAAAAAGCTATGGTGACGCTACACGTAGGCATGGGAACCTTCCGCCCTGTCATCGTCGATGACATCCGTTCCCACGATATGCACTCCGAGCGATATCATATCACCACAAACACAGCATCGTTTCTCAATACACATAATTCTGATGCTAAGACGATATGCGTAGGAACAACATGCTGCAGGACGTTAGAAGCTGCCGCCGACGAAGAGGGGAATGTCGTCGCTGGTGATGGCGATACCAATATCTTCATATACCCAGGATATCAATTTCGTTATGTCACAGGGATGCTTACAAATTTCCACCTTCCAGGATCAAGCTTGCTGATGCTC